A portion of the Enterobacter sp. SA187 genome contains these proteins:
- the argF gene encoding ornithine carbamoyltransferase, with the protein MSHSLKNRNFLKLLDYTPAEIQSLIDLAIELKAAKKAGREQPTLTGKNIALIFEKTSTRTRCAFEVAAFDQGAQVTYIGPSGSQIGHKESMKDTARVLGRMYDGIEYRGYGQAIVEELGEFAGVPVWNGLTNEFHPTQILADLMTMLEHAPGKTLPELRFAYLGDARNNMGNDLMVGAAKMGMDIRLVAPRAFWPEEALVAQCRAIARETGARIMLTEDVEEGVNGVDFLYTDVWVSMGEPKEAWAERVSLMKPYQVNSAVVKATGNPNVKFMHCLPAFHNEHTTMGREIEIAYGLKGLEVTEEVFESANSIVFDEAENRMHTIKAVMVATLGE; encoded by the coding sequence ATGTCCCACTCCCTGAAAAACCGCAATTTCCTCAAGCTGCTGGATTACACCCCGGCGGAGATCCAGTCGCTGATCGATCTGGCCATCGAACTGAAAGCCGCCAAAAAAGCCGGACGTGAACAGCCAACCCTGACCGGGAAAAACATTGCGCTGATTTTTGAAAAAACCTCCACCCGCACCCGCTGCGCCTTTGAAGTGGCGGCCTTCGATCAGGGCGCGCAGGTCACCTATATCGGCCCGTCCGGTTCGCAGATCGGCCACAAAGAGTCGATGAAAGACACCGCCCGCGTGCTGGGACGCATGTATGACGGCATTGAATACCGCGGCTACGGCCAGGCCATTGTCGAAGAACTGGGCGAATTCGCGGGCGTGCCGGTATGGAACGGCCTGACCAACGAATTTCACCCCACGCAGATCCTCGCCGACCTGATGACCATGCTGGAACATGCGCCGGGCAAGACCCTGCCGGAACTGCGCTTCGCCTATCTGGGTGATGCACGTAACAACATGGGCAATGACCTGATGGTGGGCGCAGCGAAAATGGGCATGGACATCCGTCTGGTCGCGCCCCGCGCCTTCTGGCCGGAAGAGGCGCTGGTGGCGCAGTGCCGCGCTATCGCCCGCGAAACCGGCGCGCGCATCATGCTGACGGAGGACGTCGAAGAAGGCGTCAACGGCGTTGATTTTCTCTACACCGACGTCTGGGTGTCGATGGGCGAACCGAAAGAAGCCTGGGCCGAGCGCGTCAGCCTGATGAAACCTTACCAGGTCAACAGCGCCGTCGTGAAAGCCACCGGTAACCCGAACGTCAAATTTATGCACTGCCTGCCCGCGTTCCATAACGAGCACACCACCATGGGCCGGGAAATCGAAATCGCCTACGGGCTGAAGGGGCTGGAAGTCACCGAAGAGGTGTTTGAGTCGGCGAACTCCATCGTTTTCGACGAAGCAGAAAACAGAATGCACACCATTAAAGCGGTCATGGTGGCGACACTCGGCGAGTAA